The following are encoded in a window of Gramella sp. MT6 genomic DNA:
- a CDS encoding dipeptidase gives MDSIKDYLEKNKDRFIDELKELLKIPSISADPSYKGDMLKAADAVKARLLEAGCDLAEVSPTPGHPVVYAEKIIDKDLPTVLVYGHYDVQPPDPLDLWDSPPFEPVIKETKIHPEGAIYARGSCDDKGQMYMHVKAMEYMTQNNELPCNVKFMIEGEEEVGSEHLDWWIKENKDKLQNDVILISDTGMISKDTPSITTGLRGLSYVEVEVTGANRDLHSGLYGGAVANPLNILSQMIAALTDENNHITIPGFYDKVENLSDEERSKMAEAPFSLDEYREKLDIKEVHGEKGYSTLERGSIRPTLDVNGMWGGYIGEGAKTVLPSKAYAKISMRLVPDQDWKEITELFKKHFESIAPDSVKVEVKPHHGGYPYVTPIDTVGYQAASAAYEETFGKTPIPQRSGGSIPIVSLFEKELDSKIILMGFGLDTDAIHSPNEHFGIWNYLKGIETIPWFYKHFTELSKK, from the coding sequence ATGGATTCAATAAAGGATTATTTAGAAAAGAATAAGGACAGGTTTATAGACGAATTAAAGGAGTTGTTGAAGATCCCTTCAATTTCAGCAGATCCCTCTTATAAAGGGGATATGTTGAAAGCAGCCGATGCGGTAAAAGCGAGACTTTTGGAAGCAGGTTGTGATCTTGCCGAGGTTTCTCCAACTCCGGGGCATCCTGTAGTATATGCTGAAAAAATTATAGATAAAGATTTACCAACCGTTCTGGTTTATGGACATTATGACGTGCAGCCGCCAGATCCATTAGATCTTTGGGATTCGCCGCCATTTGAACCGGTTATCAAAGAAACCAAGATACATCCTGAAGGAGCCATCTATGCGAGGGGATCCTGCGATGATAAGGGGCAGATGTATATGCATGTGAAGGCCATGGAATATATGACCCAGAATAATGAACTTCCCTGCAATGTGAAGTTCATGATCGAGGGTGAGGAGGAAGTTGGAAGTGAACACCTGGACTGGTGGATAAAGGAAAATAAGGATAAACTTCAAAATGATGTCATCCTCATTTCAGATACAGGGATGATCTCTAAAGATACTCCGTCTATTACCACCGGCCTTCGCGGATTATCTTATGTGGAAGTTGAAGTTACCGGGGCAAACCGTGATCTGCATTCAGGATTATATGGTGGTGCAGTAGCGAATCCTTTGAATATTTTAAGTCAAATGATCGCGGCATTAACAGATGAAAATAACCACATAACTATCCCGGGATTTTACGATAAGGTTGAAAATTTAAGCGACGAGGAAAGAAGTAAAATGGCCGAAGCTCCTTTTAGTCTGGACGAGTATAGAGAAAAGCTGGACATAAAAGAAGTCCATGGTGAAAAAGGTTATTCAACCCTGGAACGTGGTTCTATAAGACCAACTCTAGACGTGAATGGAATGTGGGGTGGATATATTGGCGAAGGAGCCAAAACCGTACTCCCTTCCAAAGCTTATGCGAAGATATCTATGCGACTTGTGCCAGACCAGGACTGGAAAGAGATCACAGAGTTATTCAAAAAGCATTTTGAAAGTATCGCTCCAGATAGTGTGAAAGTAGAAGTTAAGCCTCATCACGGAGGTTACCCGTATGTGACTCCAATTGATACCGTAGGATATCAGGCGGCGAGTGCGGCTTACGAGGAAACCTTTGGGAAAACACCAATTCCACAAAGAAGTGGAGGTAGTATTCCTATTGTTTCTTTATTCGAAAAGGAACTTGATAGTAAGATCATTCTAATGGGCTTCGGTTTAGATACCGATGCGATTCACTCACCAAATGAACATTTTGGAATATGGAACTATTTAAAGGGAATTGAAACTATTCCTTGGTTCTACAAGCATTTTACTGAATTGAGTAAAAAATAG